One part of the Deltaproteobacteria bacterium genome encodes these proteins:
- a CDS encoding DUF420 domain-containing protein, giving the protein MSAHTGFWTFAFLNMIAAFIVAAAGVLSVRRRNVELHRKLMLVSAALVGLFVVSYAGKLAFLGREDLGAWPDLSVVVLRVHEAFVFTFLVSGIRAYVLSRRVAASPDVKPAHRLAGRVSMASFALALVTAAIVYRSILSYGKLAVQ; this is encoded by the coding sequence ATGAGCGCACATACCGGCTTCTGGACTTTCGCGTTTCTGAACATGATAGCCGCCTTCATCGTGGCGGCGGCCGGCGTGCTTAGCGTCCGCCGCCGGAACGTGGAACTCCACCGGAAACTGATGCTGGTATCGGCCGCCCTGGTGGGGCTGTTTGTTGTTTCCTATGCCGGAAAGCTCGCCTTCCTTGGCCGGGAGGATCTCGGCGCGTGGCCGGACCTTTCGGTCGTGGTGCTCCGGGTGCATGAGGCGTTCGTTTTCACGTTTCTTGTGAGCGGCATCCGGGCCTACGTGCTCTCCCGGCGGGTTGCCGCCAGTCCGGACGTGAAACCGGCGCATCGTCTGGCGGGCCGGGTTTCGATGGCCAGCTTTGCCCTGGCACTGGTGACGGCGGCGATCGTCTACCGGTCAATCCTGTCCTACGGGAAGCTGGCGGTTCAGTAG
- a CDS encoding DUF445 family protein, with translation MIAGVVGWGTNVVAVQMLFHPVEFVGIRPYLGWQGIIPNAAHRMGRYIAILIATRLVNVKELLASLDAETMIPSVRPGLWELADSILDTAVQDFAAPLWNGLDEKARTQVRNTVRAEVEKLAAAALDDLKDEAHEVIDIAAAIEQAILKDRSILNRLFLTAGSREFRFIRISGLYFGFLFGLLQMAVWVIFPKWWTLPLAGVLVGYVTNWLAMKMIFEPKTPQKFGPFEFHGLFHKRQNEVAAGFSTTVSATMLTPVNVVGQLSSGRGRETIQGIFQRRVGEAMDTYGKHPVGGVMLQQAGRSRISSIIERQMEVRLTQEGGILWSFVEKTLNVADSMTEKLRGLEPEAFEGVLRPAFQQDEWKLILVGAVLGGIAGWLQAVYVFGHALG, from the coding sequence GTGATTGCGGGTGTCGTCGGATGGGGAACCAACGTGGTGGCGGTGCAGATGCTCTTCCATCCGGTCGAGTTCGTGGGCATCCGTCCGTATCTGGGCTGGCAGGGGATCATACCGAATGCCGCGCACCGGATGGGGCGTTACATCGCCATCCTGATTGCCACCCGTCTGGTGAACGTGAAAGAACTGCTGGCCTCGCTGGACGCCGAAACGATGATCCCTTCGGTCCGCCCTGGGCTTTGGGAACTGGCCGATTCCATTCTGGATACCGCTGTGCAGGATTTCGCAGCGCCGTTGTGGAATGGCCTGGACGAAAAGGCGCGCACGCAGGTGCGGAATACTGTTCGTGCGGAGGTGGAAAAGCTGGCGGCGGCCGCGCTGGACGATCTGAAGGACGAGGCGCACGAGGTGATCGACATCGCCGCCGCCATTGAACAGGCGATCCTGAAGGACCGCTCGATCCTGAACAGGCTTTTTCTCACGGCCGGAAGCAGGGAGTTCCGGTTCATCAGGATTTCCGGCCTGTATTTCGGCTTCCTGTTCGGCCTGCTGCAGATGGCCGTTTGGGTGATCTTCCCGAAATGGTGGACGCTGCCGCTGGCCGGCGTGCTGGTGGGATATGTCACCAACTGGCTTGCCATGAAGATGATCTTCGAGCCGAAAACACCCCAAAAGTTCGGTCCGTTCGAGTTCCACGGCCTCTTCCACAAGCGGCAGAATGAAGTAGCCGCCGGATTCTCCACTACCGTTTCGGCGACCATGCTCACTCCGGTCAATGTCGTTGGACAGCTTTCATCCGGCAGGGGGCGTGAGACGATCCAGGGGATATTCCAGCGGCGGGTCGGAGAGGCCATGGATACCTATGGGAAGCACCCGGTCGGTGGGGTGATGCTCCAGCAGGCCGGTCGCAGCAGGATCAGCAGCATCATCGAACGGCAGATGGAGGTTCGCCTGACGCAGGAGGGCGGAATCCTCTGGAGTTTCGTGGAGAAAACCCTGAATGTCGCGGATTCAATGACTGAAAAACTCCGAGGCCTGGAACCGGAGGCATTTGAAGGTGTGCTGCGTCCGGCTTTCCAGCAGGACGAGTGGAAGCTGATCCTTGTCGGTGCCGTACTGGGCGGAATCGCCGGCTGGCTGCAGGCTGTCTACGTGTTCGGCCACGCGCTGGGGTGA
- a CDS encoding PaaX family transcriptional regulator, with translation MKPNAKRLILDLLLAAGDLPLTARQAVAAGALFGISANSIRVTLARLSSGRFIEPSERGSYRLGPAARKLAGEVATWRKAESRLRPWNGSWIAVSCGALGRSDRPALKRRDRALQMLGLRELDRHLYIRPDNIEKNADAVRTRLYHLGLEPKAAVFVISDLDARREARARALWNTAKLNAGYRKMRLELEAWMQKAPGLEQAAAVRESFLLGGEAIRQVVFDPLLPEPLADPVLRRAFFAAVTRFDRTGHEIWRSLIQGDARAA, from the coding sequence ATGAAACCCAACGCCAAACGCCTGATTCTCGACCTCTTGCTCGCCGCCGGTGACCTCCCGCTCACGGCCCGGCAGGCGGTAGCCGCCGGCGCACTGTTCGGAATCAGCGCAAACTCCATCCGCGTGACGCTCGCCCGGCTGTCGTCCGGCCGGTTCATCGAGCCGTCCGAACGGGGCAGCTACCGGCTGGGACCGGCCGCCCGGAAACTGGCTGGTGAGGTCGCCACCTGGCGGAAGGCCGAGTCGCGGCTCCGGCCCTGGAACGGATCGTGGATCGCCGTGAGCTGCGGTGCGCTGGGACGCAGCGACCGGCCAGCCCTGAAGCGCCGGGACCGGGCGCTCCAGATGCTCGGTCTGCGCGAACTGGACCGCCACCTCTATATCCGCCCGGATAACATCGAGAAGAACGCCGACGCCGTCCGCACGCGCCTGTACCACCTCGGCCTGGAGCCGAAAGCAGCGGTCTTTGTCATTTCGGATCTCGATGCCCGGCGCGAAGCCAGGGCCCGGGCCCTCTGGAACACGGCGAAACTGAATGCCGGTTACAGGAAGATGCGCCTCGAACTGGAAGCGTGGATGCAGAAAGCACCTGGACTGGAGCAGGCCGCCGCCGTGCGCGAATCGTTCCTGCTGGGCGGCGAGGCCATCCGGCAGGTCGTGTTTGATCCGCTACTGCCCGAGCCGCTCGCTGACCCGGTCCTCCGCCGGGCGTTTTTCGCCGCCGTCACGAGGTTCGACCGGACCGGGCATGAAATCTGGCGAAGCCTCATCCAGGGCGACGCCAGGGCCGCGTGA
- a CDS encoding DUF2236 domain-containing protein: MGMPALDNTSLFRPDGTFRLDPSLVPGRHRPRKLFVRDLPPEPAGTKRRRWAPDGAMWNRVLTGILSGEKVPRQRVPSEKAWERARELAIMGDPLADDFAALYPKLGYPKARAMLDTALDHGIEKVEDAPEALRLLFAELDSVPAWVDWERVERGAAAMRRYAPLSWLFARLAFAQTYVNANAGMPLYMTGSLGEKTVARRLKETSRWRLGIQQPGALRRSGDGFRTVVRVRVLHSLVRYHLLKMGKWDTASLGMPIPQLDMAGANIGMFMTHSYLLAALGAVMTPGEYADVMHLWRYHGHLIGVVDDLNPKSFADLGRIGTLMTLTTRNAFDPRAKALTQSTMNARLREDEGTLGRILDGIDIHASHGFYRLANGRKFFDRMELDPARQWLWFAPAVFPAVFAADTARRFMPGGRRIADRIGRRYIDNRLQVRETREAPFRPYHMGA, from the coding sequence ATGGGTATGCCTGCACTCGACAACACCAGCCTGTTCCGTCCCGACGGGACGTTCCGGCTGGATCCCTCGCTCGTGCCGGGGCGTCACCGTCCCCGCAAGCTGTTTGTACGTGACTTGCCGCCGGAGCCTGCCGGAACAAAACGGCGGCGGTGGGCACCCGATGGGGCCATGTGGAACCGGGTGCTGACGGGGATCCTGTCGGGCGAGAAAGTCCCTCGCCAGCGTGTGCCATCCGAGAAAGCCTGGGAGCGGGCGCGGGAACTCGCCATCATGGGCGATCCCCTCGCGGATGATTTCGCCGCCCTCTATCCGAAACTCGGCTACCCGAAGGCCCGCGCCATGCTCGACACTGCCCTCGATCACGGCATAGAGAAGGTGGAAGATGCCCCGGAGGCCCTCCGGCTCCTGTTCGCCGAACTGGACAGTGTGCCCGCCTGGGTGGACTGGGAACGGGTCGAGCGCGGGGCTGCCGCCATGCGGCGTTATGCGCCCCTATCGTGGCTCTTTGCCCGGCTCGCCTTCGCGCAGACCTATGTGAATGCCAATGCCGGCATGCCGCTCTACATGACCGGTTCGCTCGGCGAGAAAACCGTCGCCAGACGGCTCAAGGAAACCTCCCGCTGGCGGCTCGGCATCCAGCAGCCGGGCGCACTCAGGCGGTCCGGTGACGGCTTCAGGACGGTGGTTCGCGTCCGGGTGCTCCATTCGCTCGTCCGGTATCACCTGCTCAAGATGGGCAAGTGGGATACCGCGAGCCTCGGCATGCCGATCCCCCAACTCGACATGGCTGGAGCGAACATAGGCATGTTCATGACCCACAGCTACTTGCTGGCTGCCCTGGGCGCGGTGATGACGCCGGGCGAGTATGCCGATGTGATGCACCTGTGGCGTTATCATGGGCACCTGATCGGCGTGGTGGACGATCTCAACCCGAAGTCGTTTGCCGATCTGGGGCGGATCGGGACGCTGATGACTCTCACCACGCGTAACGCCTTCGATCCAAGGGCGAAGGCGCTCACGCAGTCCACCATGAACGCCCGTCTCCGCGAGGATGAGGGCACACTCGGCCGGATACTGGACGGGATCGACATTCATGCCTCGCACGGTTTCTACCGTCTGGCGAACGGCCGGAAATTCTTTGACCGGATGGAGCTGGATCCCGCCAGGCAGTGGCTGTGGTTCGCTCCGGCCGTCTTTCCGGCGGTATTCGCCGCCGATACCGCCCGCCGTTTCATGCCCGGAGGCCGCCGGATCGCCGACCGGATCGGCCGCCGGTATATAGACAACCGTCTCCAGGTGCGGGAGACACGCGAAGCGCCCTTCCGTCCGTACCACATGGGTGCCTGA
- a CDS encoding fatty acid desaturase family protein produces the protein MSKMKENLSMSTTTSTPVQYVTPEQLAGLKKLSNVRGLASVAFTWGCIIGAWALYIWKPGVWTFLAGWMVVSGRHLALSILMHEGAHGAILSNRKWNDRISQWLTAYPTMADTVVYRMYHLQHHRYTWTKNDPDIGLARPFPITPRSFFRKMARDLTGRTAYHRYRSLLRLSAGLTPAGKGREGKSWGFILKNLWQRQKGFFITNSLILAGLTAAGRPEVFFLLWWLPALTGYNVVLRIRNIAEHAMIPDPSDELKQTRTTLAPFWVRFFMAPHHVNYHLEHHLYIYVPHYNLPKMHRMLRENGVLERAEIAHSYIDVLRKAASAETSEFDGKARNLKAGF, from the coding sequence ATGAGCAAGATGAAGGAGAACCTGTCCATGTCCACCACTACCAGCACTCCGGTGCAATATGTGACGCCGGAGCAGCTCGCCGGGCTGAAGAAACTGAGCAATGTCCGCGGCCTTGCGTCTGTCGCGTTCACCTGGGGCTGTATCATCGGCGCGTGGGCGCTCTACATCTGGAAGCCCGGCGTCTGGACGTTCCTTGCCGGCTGGATGGTGGTGAGCGGACGGCACCTGGCCCTCTCCATCCTGATGCACGAGGGCGCACATGGCGCGATCCTCAGCAACCGCAAGTGGAACGACCGGATATCCCAGTGGCTGACCGCCTATCCCACGATGGCGGACACGGTCGTGTACCGCATGTACCACCTCCAGCACCACCGCTACACCTGGACGAAAAATGACCCCGATATCGGCCTCGCCAGACCCTTTCCGATCACGCCGAGGAGTTTCTTCCGGAAGATGGCCCGCGATCTCACCGGGCGGACCGCCTACCATCGCTACCGTTCGCTGCTCCGGCTGTCGGCCGGGCTCACCCCGGCGGGCAAGGGACGGGAAGGAAAATCGTGGGGTTTCATCCTGAAAAACCTGTGGCAACGGCAGAAGGGGTTTTTCATCACCAACTCGCTGATCCTCGCCGGACTCACGGCTGCCGGACGCCCCGAGGTGTTTTTCCTCCTCTGGTGGCTCCCGGCCCTGACTGGCTACAACGTGGTGCTCCGCATCCGCAACATCGCCGAGCATGCAATGATCCCAGACCCCAGTGACGAACTGAAGCAGACGCGCACGACACTGGCGCCGTTCTGGGTGCGGTTCTTCATGGCGCCGCACCATGTGAACTACCATCTGGAGCACCACCTCTATATCTACGTCCCGCACTACAACCTGCCGAAGATGCACCGGATGCTAAGGGAAAACGGTGTGCTGGAGCGGGCGGAAATCGCCCACAGCTACATCGATGTGCTCCGGAAGGCCGCCTCGGCCGAAACGAGCGAGTTCGACGGCAAGGCGAGGAACCTGAAGGCGGGGTTCTAG
- a CDS encoding sulfite exporter TauE/SafE family protein — translation MDKDPADNAPVLRFRLPLAFAGGMVIGVLGGLIGLGGAEFRLPLLIGLFGFAALPAVILNKAMSLVVVASALVFRTKAVPVGELSGHWPIVANLLAGSLLGAWLGAAWAVRMSSRTLYRVLAVLLVLIAGALLAGHGGGDGIPALDGTALVVAGAAAGFGIGAVASLMGVAGGELLIPTLVMLFGCDLKLAGSLSLCVSLPTMLAGFTRYSRDGSFSVLGDNGRFVAAMSAGSFAGAGIGGLLLGVVPDAVLLPLLAAILIVSAFKVWQHQ, via the coding sequence ATGGATAAAGACCCGGCTGACAATGCACCGGTTTTACGATTCCGCCTGCCCCTGGCATTCGCCGGAGGGATGGTGATCGGCGTTCTGGGCGGCCTGATCGGGCTCGGCGGGGCAGAGTTCCGGCTCCCGCTGCTCATCGGGCTTTTCGGGTTTGCCGCGCTACCGGCAGTGATCCTGAACAAGGCCATGAGCCTGGTGGTGGTCGCCTCGGCGCTGGTGTTCCGCACGAAGGCGGTGCCTGTCGGCGAACTCTCCGGCCACTGGCCCATTGTTGCCAACCTGCTGGCTGGAAGCCTTCTCGGCGCCTGGCTGGGCGCGGCCTGGGCCGTGCGGATGAGCAGCCGGACGCTCTACCGGGTCCTGGCGGTTCTGCTCGTCCTGATAGCGGGAGCGCTGCTGGCCGGGCATGGCGGCGGCGACGGTATTCCTGCCCTGGACGGAACGGCGCTTGTGGTTGCGGGAGCCGCTGCCGGTTTCGGTATTGGTGCGGTCGCTTCGCTGATGGGGGTCGCGGGAGGGGAACTGCTGATTCCGACCCTGGTGATGCTGTTCGGCTGCGACCTGAAACTGGCGGGCAGCCTTTCGCTGTGCGTGAGCCTGCCGACCATGCTGGCCGGATTCACACGCTACAGCCGCGACGGCAGTTTTTCAGTGCTGGGAGATAACGGCAGATTCGTCGCCGCCATGTCCGCAGGTTCCTTCGCCGGTGCCGGCATCGGCGGCCTGTTGCTGGGGGTTGTCCCGGACGCCGTGCTCCTGCCGTTACTGGCGGCAATCCTGATTGTATCCGCCTTCAAGGTCTGGCAGCACCAGTAA
- a CDS encoding TetR/AcrR family transcriptional regulator, translating into MLEKPDTRDRILDASTTLVLQKGFTAMSIDDVLAATSLTKGGFFYHFKSKQDLAKALIQRFSDVELQFMIRLFRRAEELSDDPLQQMLIYLKLLQEEFRPGGSAATGCLFAAYCYEAQQFDESVLIACSTGVQDHRRYVAERMDRILARYQPACPVTGAELSDQLFCVIQGAFVVARSVGDTQVIVRQIELARELLKLLFRPAS; encoded by the coding sequence ATGCTGGAAAAACCGGATACACGCGACCGCATCCTCGACGCCTCAACCACCCTTGTCCTTCAGAAGGGGTTTACCGCCATGTCGATCGACGATGTGCTGGCGGCGACCAGTCTCACCAAGGGCGGTTTCTTCTATCACTTCAAGAGCAAGCAGGATCTGGCCAAGGCCCTGATCCAGCGGTTTTCGGACGTGGAACTCCAGTTCATGATCCGCCTGTTCAGACGCGCCGAGGAACTCTCCGACGATCCCCTCCAGCAGATGCTCATCTACCTCAAGCTCCTCCAGGAGGAGTTCCGGCCCGGCGGCAGCGCGGCCACCGGCTGCCTGTTTGCGGCCTACTGCTACGAGGCCCAGCAGTTCGACGAAAGCGTCCTCATCGCCTGCTCGACCGGGGTCCAGGACCACCGGCGGTACGTCGCCGAGCGCATGGACAGAATCCTCGCACGCTACCAGCCCGCCTGCCCGGTGACGGGGGCCGAACTGTCGGACCAGCTCTTCTGCGTGATCCAGGGCGCGTTTGTTGTCGCCCGGTCAGTCGGCGACACCCAGGTGATCGTCCGCCAGATCGAACTGGCGCGGGAACTTCTCAAGCTGCTGTTCCGCCCCGCTTCCTGA
- a CDS encoding NAD(P)H-binding protein — translation MPKTIAITTPTGNVGRKLPAYYRDAQKLGLNLVVLARKPQSVSQWAEAGVRVCTGRLEDRDFLVEATRGVDALYWATPNSFPPDLTMRRGYRMFAE, via the coding sequence ATGCCCAAAACAATTGCGATCACTACTCCCACGGGCAACGTCGGCAGGAAGCTGCCCGCCTACTACCGGGACGCGCAAAAACTGGGCCTCAACCTGGTAGTGCTGGCGCGCAAGCCGCAATCGGTGAGCCAGTGGGCCGAGGCTGGCGTTCGGGTCTGCACTGGCCGTCTCGAGGACCGGGATTTCCTGGTGGAAGCGACACGCGGCGTGGATGCCCTCTACTGGGCGACTCCGAACTCCTTTCCTCCGGACCTGACCATGCGCCGCGGCTACCGGATGTTCGCCGAATAA
- a CDS encoding TetR/AcrR family transcriptional regulator, whose amino-acid sequence MKRGYAGTTTNHIAREAGVSIGSLYEYFGNKDEVIAALIDRFADRGFSHAVRQAQLAMPMPPAEAVRFWLHGMVEFIAADAPLVRTLYQQVPFVWELPRVQGMVSQVERLGLQFADMQGVRGPATRMQDRFYVIGVAIGASIMQIATDPSTTARRRDLTDELALMLVRYLKLGGERAITGAARP is encoded by the coding sequence GTGAAACGGGGCTATGCGGGAACCACCACCAACCACATCGCCCGCGAGGCGGGCGTCAGCATCGGTTCTCTCTATGAATACTTCGGGAACAAGGACGAGGTCATCGCTGCCCTGATCGACCGGTTCGCCGACCGGGGCTTCTCCCATGCCGTCCGGCAGGCCCAGCTCGCCATGCCGATGCCCCCGGCGGAGGCGGTCCGGTTCTGGCTGCACGGGATGGTCGAGTTCATCGCCGCCGACGCGCCGCTGGTGCGGACCCTCTACCAGCAGGTGCCCTTCGTCTGGGAACTTCCCCGTGTGCAGGGGATGGTGTCCCAGGTGGAACGGCTCGGCCTCCAGTTTGCCGACATGCAAGGGGTCCGCGGACCGGCGACCCGGATGCAGGACCGTTTCTACGTGATCGGCGTGGCCATCGGCGCCAGTATCATGCAGATCGCCACCGACCCTTCCACTACCGCACGGCGCAGGGATCTCACCGACGAGCTGGCCCTCATGCTGGTCCGGTACCTGAAGCTCGGCGGCGAGCGGGCGATTACTGGTGCTGCCAGACCTTGA